One genomic window of Staphylococcus hsinchuensis includes the following:
- a CDS encoding AraC family transcriptional regulator: MDVIKQIQQAIVYIEDHLPDRVQLQELSDYVNLSPFHLDQSFKMIVGQSPSEYAHARRMTLAANDLIHGSSRLIDIAKKYKYKDANAFANDFSDFHGVSPIQVNTKRDQLNMKSRLYIKLSVTEQSPYPYRLEQNEGISLVGYSKYLDASELEDPFKVPDLLEDLQFDGIIDDIKRYNDISPHELFVVNCPLDEGMEIFVGVPSERYPDHLESRFLPERQYAKFNLQGELDYVVNEAWYYIETTLQMTLPYERNSLYIEVYPLDFSFEDSFNKVQLWMPVNKKN; this comes from the coding sequence TTGGACGTTATCAAACAAATACAACAGGCAATTGTGTATATTGAAGATCATTTGCCAGACCGAGTTCAATTACAAGAACTCAGTGATTACGTTAACCTTTCACCTTTTCACCTTGATCAATCATTTAAAATGATTGTCGGACAATCACCGAGCGAATATGCACATGCACGTCGAATGACCTTGGCTGCAAATGATTTAATTCATGGTTCAAGTCGGTTAATCGATATTGCAAAGAAATATAAATATAAAGATGCCAATGCGTTTGCCAATGATTTTAGTGACTTTCATGGGGTTTCACCTATTCAAGTGAATACTAAGCGTGATCAATTAAATATGAAATCAAGGTTGTATATTAAATTATCAGTTACAGAGCAATCCCCTTATCCTTATCGCTTAGAACAAAATGAAGGTATATCGCTAGTCGGATATTCAAAGTATCTCGATGCTAGCGAGTTAGAAGATCCATTTAAAGTACCAGATTTATTAGAAGATTTACAATTTGACGGCATTATTGATGATATAAAACGCTACAACGATATAAGTCCTCATGAATTATTTGTCGTTAATTGTCCTTTGGATGAAGGTATGGAAATATTTGTTGGTGTACCAAGTGAACGTTATCCTGACCACTTAGAGAGTAGGTTTTTACCAGAAAGGCAATATGCAAAATTCAATCTACAAGGTGAACTTGATTACGTAGTCAACGAAGCATGGTATTATATCGAAACAACACTTCAAATGACATTGCCATATGAACGTAACAGTCTTTATATCGAAGTATATCCGTTAGATTTTTCTTTTGAGGATAGTTTCAATAAAGTGCAATTATGGATGCCAGTAAATAAGAAAAATTAA
- the gndA gene encoding NADP-dependent phosphogluconate dehydrogenase, translated as MSQEIGVVGLAVMGKNLAWNIESRGYHVSVFNRSSEKTDEMVEESKGKNIHPTYSLEEFVNSLEKPRRILLMVKAGPATDATIDHLLPLLDDDDILIDGGNTNYQDTIRRNKALEESNVNFIGMGVSGGEVGALTGPSLMPGGQKAAYDKVSDILDAISAKADDGASCVTYIGPNGAGHYVKMVHNGIEYADMQLIAESYAMMKDLLGMSHQEIAQTFKDWNAGELSSYLIEITGDIFEKIDDETNEPLVEKILDTAGQKGTGKWTSINALELGIPLTIITESVFARFISSIKEERVKASKHLNGPEIKFDGNKDEFLEKIRKALYMSKICSYAQGFAQMKEASDNNEWDLKLGELAMIWRAGCIIRAQFLQKIKEAYDNDNELQNLMLDPYFHDIVSNYQDALRDVVATGVRNGIPTPGFSASINYYDNYRSANLPANLIQAQRDYFGAHTYQRKDREGVFHTQWIEE; from the coding sequence ATGTCACAAGAAATCGGTGTAGTAGGTTTAGCCGTAATGGGTAAAAACCTTGCTTGGAATATTGAATCACGTGGATATCATGTTTCTGTATTTAATCGTTCATCTGAAAAAACAGATGAAATGGTTGAAGAATCAAAAGGTAAAAATATACATCCAACTTATTCATTAGAAGAATTTGTAAATTCTTTAGAAAAACCACGTCGTATATTATTAATGGTTAAAGCTGGTCCTGCAACAGATGCTACAATTGACCACTTATTACCATTATTAGATGATGATGATATTTTAATTGATGGCGGTAACACAAATTACCAAGATACAATCAGAAGAAATAAAGCGTTAGAAGAAAGTAATGTAAACTTTATTGGTATGGGTGTTTCAGGTGGAGAAGTCGGTGCTTTAACAGGCCCTTCATTAATGCCAGGTGGACAAAAAGCTGCCTATGATAAAGTAAGTGATATTTTAGATGCTATCTCAGCAAAAGCAGATGATGGTGCTTCTTGTGTAACGTATATCGGGCCAAATGGTGCAGGGCACTACGTGAAAATGGTTCACAATGGAATTGAATATGCTGATATGCAGTTAATAGCTGAAAGTTATGCAATGATGAAAGACTTACTAGGCATGTCACACCAAGAAATTGCACAAACATTTAAAGACTGGAACGCAGGTGAGCTTTCTAGTTATTTAATCGAAATCACTGGTGATATTTTTGAAAAGATAGACGATGAAACGAATGAACCATTAGTAGAAAAGATCTTGGATACTGCTGGTCAAAAGGGTACAGGTAAATGGACGTCTATCAACGCCTTAGAATTAGGTATTCCACTAACAATTATTACGGAGTCAGTTTTTGCTCGTTTTATCTCTTCAATTAAAGAAGAACGTGTAAAAGCTTCAAAACATTTAAATGGACCAGAAATTAAATTTGATGGTAACAAAGATGAATTTTTAGAGAAAATAAGAAAAGCGCTATATATGAGTAAAATCTGTTCATATGCACAAGGTTTTGCACAGATGAAAGAAGCTAGTGACAACAATGAATGGGATTTAAAATTAGGTGAACTTGCAATGATTTGGAGAGCTGGTTGTATAATTCGTGCTCAGTTCTTACAAAAAATTAAAGAAGCCTATGATAATGACAATGAATTACAAAATCTTATGTTAGATCCATATTTCCACGATATCGTTTCTAATTATCAAGATGCACTACGAGACGTTGTGGCTACTGGAGTACGCAACGGTATACCAACACCAGGTTTCTCAGCTAGTATCAATTATTATGATAACTATCGTTCAGCAAACCTACCAGCAAACTTAATTCAAGCACAGCGAGACTATTTTGGTGCACATACTTATCAACGTAAAGATCGTGAAGGCGTGTTCCATACACAATGGATTGAAGAATAA